The DNA segment CGCCATGAAAACGCAGCACCCACGTCATCTCAATAGCCCCGCGACCAGGCGTGGTCGTAGGCGCGACGCAGGTGGGCGAACTCCACGCCGACCTGTTCGACGCTGCGCGCGCCCCGCAGCTTGAGCAGCGAGCGCTTGAGACGCGCCAGATTCTGCTCCCGCCACGCGGTTGCCGGTATCCGCAGGCGCCCACGGTCGAAATCGATCAGCCAGCCGTGGCCGGCGCCATCGAACAGGATGTTCTGCGCATTGAGATCCGCGTGATCCAGGCCGGCGCGGTGGAAGCGCGCCACCAACCGGCCCGTGCTTTCCCACGGCGCCCGGCTTTCGTCCTGCGAGGCGATGTCGGCCAGCGTGCGGACGTCCATCAACCGTTCCACCATGATGGCGGCGCGGTAGAACATGCCGTCGCGCACGTAGCTGGCGGCGACGGGGCGCGGTACTGGCAGGCCGCGCGCCAGCAACGCGCGGGTCAGGCGGAATTCGGCGAAACTGCGCGTGCGGTCCGGGCCGTGCCAGAGGTAGCGATCCTGGCTGAAGCGCGAGGCCAGGCCCCCGCGGCGGTAGTGGCGCAGCACACACTGGCTGGAGGGCGCATC comes from the Pseudoxanthomonas sp. YR558 genome and includes:
- a CDS encoding 3-deoxy-D-manno-octulosonic acid kinase — its product is MVGFDASESLTPFREGSGYGAILFDRKHLRQADPDWFLPEKWGERARPVDSGGRGGAWFIDAPSSQCVLRHYRRGGLASRFSQDRYLWHGPDRTRSFAEFRLTRALLARGLPVPRPVAASYVRDGMFYRAAIMVERLMDVRTLADIASQDESRAPWESTGRLVARFHRAGLDHADLNAQNILFDGAGHGWLIDFDRGRLRIPATAWREQNLARLKRSLLKLRGARSVEQVGVEFAHLRRAYDHAWSRGY